From Leishmania braziliensis MHOM/BR/75/M2904 complete genome, chromosome 35:
CGATAAACACGTCGCCGTTGGGGAGCGTGGCAACAATGAAGCCGTGGTTGAACTGCCCAATCACCCGCATCTCCTTGAAGGAGTTCTTGTTAAAGTAGTAATTCAGGTCATCCTCCGTCTGCGCACCAAGAGTGCGAGAAGAGGCGCGGTCGCGCTTTTTCGTCGACGCAGGCAATACCACCGCGTCGGGTGGATCCGCGGAAAAGGGCTCCTGAACGAGCTCGCCGAAAGTCGGACACGTGCAGTGATAGCAGCTGCCCCCGCCACGCAGCTGATTTCCCTCGTCAGAGAGCCGTGTTATCTCGACCTCCACAGAGTCGGAGTGTGTGCCTTCCGCGCTGTTAGCCAAGTCGTGACCGCAACAGAAGTTTTCACGACCATCTATCTCTTCGGTTGGCTTAAGTGAGGGCGGGCCAGTGTCCTCTTTTGTATCTTCGACCACGCTGCGACATCTTTCGTCGCTGTCCTCGTCGTTTCCGTTGCCATCGCTAATGCTggatgacgaggagggcagcagccgtggcgtGGATTCCGTCCGCTCGCCATCCTCGTCCGTGCCGGACCCATAATTGTTGGCTGCGTCATCGTCGTACAGGAAGCTGCCGAGCTTTGGGAGATCAatcgtggaggaggagctagCCGTGGGGCTGAGGTACGACCCTCTCCCCTTGGCGTCCACTGCgccagcggcgacgccgtcacTCGCATCCGTCTCCTCCATCCTCGCTCGTTTGAACGTGAACTGCGTAAACGACGTTGCTGAAACCGGTGTGCGGATCAGCTTTGTCAGCTGTGCGGCACGCACATCAGCGGTGCGAGCCTGCGCGATACGTTGTCCACGATCCAGCTCAACCTCCTGCAAGGCTGACCCGAACTCTTGCAGCGCACGCCGATACACCTCGTCTGCCAGGCGGTCCTCTTGGACGAGCAACACCTTGCGCTTGTTGGGGGTAAGGTTTACGTCGTACTGAAGTGAGGCGTTCGTCTTTACCTGGAGGAAGAAGGCAACGTGCAGCCGCTGGGAAGCGTTCGGGAGGCATTGGGTGAAGGCGTCGTTGAGCGCCTTGCCCAAACGCGGCAAGTCGACGAGTCGTCCGTCAAGGGCAAACACCTGATTATCGCTGCTGAGTCGCCCGCCGCTGTTTACCTTCGAGACGAGTCCGCTGAGTGTGCCAAACGACAAGCTCCAGTTGACGCGCTGCATGTGTGAAACGCAGAGGCCGCCGTATGCCTCCGTCGCGCTGCGCGTTGCATCGCCAGAGCCGGTGAGCGAAACCAGCGTGATGACGCCCGAGGTGGGAGTCTCCTGGTGCTGCATCACAAGACGTATGTGCGGGTGCGACACGGCGTACTGCTTCATCGTGCTGGTTGCTTTGCTGAGCTGCTTGCGGCAGTTCTTCACGTACTCGCGGTGCCGCACAGGGAGATGCTTGAAGAGATGCCGCACAGTGACGGTGGTGCCAAGCACGTCGCGCAGTCGCACCGCCTCCAGGCGAGACGTGTGTAACGCATGATCATACGAGAGGCGCACTGTCATGGCACCAgtgtcggcgctgcgcgTCTCTATCGTTACGGTGCCCATGTGGGCCAAAGAGTGGAGCGCCTCCCCGCGGAAACCAAGTGACGGATCAAAGCTGTCGCCCTCACCCCCTGCCACACGCGTACTCTCGACCTGGCTCGTGAGATGATCGTCGACTTCACCCTTTGCACTCGCATGAGTGTATCTGTCGAGATCGTCCCATCGCTGCTTCGTGGTGGCGCGACTCGATAGCAGAGGCGTGCTCGCACCATCCCGCAGCTTGTTTGTCGCGGTGTCTACTAGCCGGCCCATGGATAGTCCCGTGCCGTCGTCATCCACGACAATCTCATCGAGGCCGTAATTGAGGAGCCGAATCGTCACCGTTGCGGCCTTGGCGTCTAGCGCGTTCTCCGTAAGCTCTTTCACAACGCTCGTGAGGTCTGTAATCACTTGCCCCGCAGCGATCTtgcgtgcgcacgcgccgTCCAGACGAGCAATCATACTGACTGAAACGTGTGTGCATCGGGCGTATTGTGTGACTCATTCGCCACCCCAACTCAGATGATGGCAACACACTTGTGACAATTTTACCCCGAGCGGGGTACGGCCTACACGTGGATTTAGTTTTGATGTTGATTTGTGGGTGaggtagagaggagagggaggggggggggagctaGAAGACGACTGATGCCACCGAGAGAAACAcagctgctgaagaagtTGTGATACTGGGactgagagagaaaagggagcgctacaagaggaaaaaagcaCTGAGGGACTGACGTCAAATATGTACTCTATGCCGGAAAGAAACAAACGACGTGTGTGTATCCatctcgtgtgtgtgtgtgtgtgtatgtgtcaGTGCACCTGTCTGTACTCCATACACCCCAAAGGTAGCAGGCTTGGCGTCTTACAGGGGAAGCgagtacagagagagagaggagcagtaTACAGACTGAGGGTCGTCTCTAGTAAACGAGAACGAGGAACGATTGGCGGTTCGAGAGCAAGAAGATGCGCAGATGCAATGGGCAACGACTGAGACAACAGAGTAGTGCGGGGATCAGCGTgcaagagaggggtggggagcggTGATGACACAAGGGCAGAAAAAGAGGTAGAAGAGGTCACATACGTGGTCTCTGTGGCATCGACAAACAACCGACACCCAGTCACGCGGAAGGCTATGCGGCGGGcgtccgccccccccccccccccccgactGTTTCTCATACCTCCTTACCCGTGCGGCAGACTGCGCGAAGAGGaacgagggggaggaaagagtTACGCAACCACAGTCCTCCTCCCGCTCACGTTTGATTCGCGCCTGCCCTatacagacacacacccacacacacagaagctGCGCAGTCATGTCAATAGGGCTTTGAAGCAGTCCGATAAGGAATACTCGAGCTCCAGAATGtcctttctcttgctctgAAGGGTTGTTGGAGAGGTGGGAGAAGGCACACTGATGGAGTCGTACGTTGTTTTCCGCCTTTCTGTTGAATTGGAGcgaagggaaaacaaaaaaataaagcgaaaaaaaaaaacgtgaaAAACACCGTGATACGCTTGTGTTTCCACTGAGCTCCCCATCTCGTTGGGCGACGGCCTTTTAGTCCATCTGCTGCATGGCCTTGTCCGCGGCGCTGATTTTGCCCTTGCCCTTGTCGCTCTTGGACGAGCGGTCCTTGCGCTCCAGGATGGCCTTGCGGTGGTGCGTCAGCTTCAGCTTCGTAATTTCGACGTTGGAGGGGTGGATGCCGACGGCCACGGTGGAGCCGTTCGCCTTCTCGCGGTTCACCTTATCGATGTGAATGACCCACTTGAGGCGGTAGCACGCCGTCACCTTACCCTCACGGCCCTTGAAGGCGCCACGCTTCACGATGACCTCGTCATCCTTGCGCACGGGCATGGCACGCACGTTGTACttggcgcgcagctccttggAGAGCGGGGCACTCATGAGTACACGGCGCACATGGCTCGGGGCCTGGAAGTGCGCGCGGCGGGCCTTGCGGCGGGAACCGCACTTGATACTCACCATCTTCTTAGTGGGGAAACACTACAGCGAGAGCCAGAAGAAATATGGTGAGTCACGGCGGTGAGGGATAGCGAAATAGTCGCAGCAACATgcgagtgcgtgtgtgtgaaggggggagggatgggAGGAGATGAGCGTGATGGTCGTTTCATTGGATGCCGAGAGAAGGAGTCAAAAGGTATGAaggggtgtgggggagggaggtgcACAGGAGCACGTAATATAGTCGCTGCGCATTTCCATCTCTCGCCTGCACGCCCTCCGCCacaaaaggagaagaaggccgCCCCACCTCACTCGGAAAGGTCCAGCACAGTCGCATGCCAGGGTGTGGTTCAGCAGTGAGGacacatcacacacacatgcatcGATGAGACGAGAGAGGACAAGCAGCAGgctcttttccttttatGCATTTTTCGTTATCGTTTCTTGCTTCGTTGATGAACACATTGACTCTAAGGAGGTGTGGTGAAGTGGGAGGAAGGagcgaaacaaacaaaaatcTTCCAAAGACGGGGCCACGAGCAGCCGATCACAGCAACATACCGACGGcacaaccccccccccccccccacacacacatacacagaGCCGAGTTCCAAAGGGTGCGCCTCTGGGAAACGCTGAGGACAACAGGagtggaagaagagaggggtggaggtgaaggTAACGTCCGGAAGACATGATGAATAGTAATTCTTCTCCAACGGCTAGGCCCCACTTTCGTAAAGCACAATACATCGCTGTCCTCTTCCATCCTTTTGATCTCTGCTTCACAGGTAGTTCTGCCGCCTTGTTTTTTAGATGCGAagcggcggagcagctgatCGGGGTCTGTAGAGGCGGGTCCCCACACCGCAGCGATACCTGCGCTGGTTCTGCTCTCGTGGGGTGCTTAAGTCACCCGAGGAAGGTGTGTGATAGTGGCTAGAGGGGGGGCTATAGTAAATATCGCTGCGGGCGCGATCGGGGGTGAGCGTGTGGTAAAGCCCCGTCGTACTTGCCCTGTCATCGCTGTAGAAGCCAGAGTTGCGGCTCAGTAAAATGGTGTGGCCTGCCGCGGTGAGTGGTGGAGTtacgctgccgccatcgtcCCCGGCAACACAACCGCTGCCTGTGTAGTTCCGCACGTCCATCTCGCGCCGCACCGCAACGGTAGCTTGAGTAGGGTAGCTGGAGCCGATCGACCAGGTGGTCGGAAAGCGGAACTTGATGAATCGCACCATGAAAAAGAACCACACCCGCAGCACTGAGTAGGAGAAGGAGACGCACGTGAGGACGTAGGTGAAGGCCATTATGGCGGCAGGGAAGTTCAGCTGCCGCACAATCTTCGTTTCGATGATGAAGATGGGTAAATCACAGAAGAGGAGATTAATACTGACACCGTagacgcggcgccgctttgCCACTTCCTCTGGCTCTGGAAAGCGCCACGCCCACATATAGACGACGGAGGCACCGAAGAAGTAGGCGAGGCAGCAGACAATCGTCAATGAGAGGTACACAATCTTCATGTTGTGCGTGAGTCGCGACTCCGGCGTGTTCACCCACGACAGGAAGTTCACAACACTGAAGAGGGAGTGCAAAAAGTGAATTGCAAAGGTAAGCAGCGTTGTACAGCGGGAGAACCCACCCAGTCGCTCAACGATTTGGGGGCTCATCCTTCACCTTTGTTTTCTCTGGATGAGCAAGgagagcggcggtggagagggCCACTTCCGTACCCTGTGAGCCGCAAATatgaagcagagagagagagagagacgcacccacatccacacccgcacacacacatgcgtacAGGCACGGAGCAGCCGCATCCATCGATTGATGTTGCAGTGCAGTCAATGTGGACATGAGTGTCAGCACGAGGATGGAGAGAACGCGGCAAGCAAAAAGTTGAACATGTGAAAGAGTAAGTGGCGTTTCAGCGCGGCTTCCTTCAAGTGCGCAGCGTCGTGCTTTTCTGCACTGTCAGCGCTATCCCCCTCGGTCGAGAGGCGTGTACttcaagagagaaagacgtcCATGCGTCGCTAAGACTAGTGGGCCTGCAGTGTGgagcacacccacacccacacacacaaagcacaATGAGAGATATCCTCGTCGAGCACACCAGCCAGGACGAAGATTGAATTGTACGCCAGGAGATGGGGAGTGAAGTGAAAGCGCCACATATAAAACCTAACAAAGGCTCGTCCGCTGCTCCTAGACAACACCCACCGGGTGAGGTCCTCATTGAATCAGTTTCACCAGACCCTTCACATTCTTCTTTTATGTTCACCTGCGCTAGTGCAGCTTCTATGCGTTTCAACGATTATCAATACACATCTATGCAAAGAAGCACGCCCGACAACACCTTGTGCCCATTACTCCTTTTGGAGGAGCAGTacacaagaagagagactaACTACGACCTCAACACCACCGCATACTGATGGCGAGCCTCTACTTCACAGCGGAGGCAGACAGTTTTGCCTTGCTCGCAAGAAGAGACGCGTGGACCTGCTCAAACGAGTGCTCTGCAGCCGCTACCGATAACTGCAGCTTCTCATCCAGTCCCCGCAAGTTTTCCACCTCACTTTGaagcttctccagctccacctcctgctgATCAATCACCTTGGCTGTGCTCTTCACGTTCTCCATGAGCAGCGCACGCTTCTGACGagcctttccctcctcaTCCTGCGCGGTTAAGAGCAGGCGTCGTAGTTCATTCACCTTCGCCTGCATGAGGCGGACTTCCAAAGTCGGCTCCTGGAGCTTGTGCTGTTGTCTTTGGGAAGATGATAAGagggagctgctgctgccgccgccgctgctgtcctcgcgtgcgcctcgtcgtcgcACACCATTGTCGCCATGAACATCATGCGAAATGCCGCGACAGTTCACTGCGCTGAGTTTAGCattttgctgttgctgccggtgcgccgTCTTCCACATGCGGTTCTCTGGTGCCTGTGAGAGAGAAGTCCCATTGAAGCGCGACAGGCGGGGCAGTacgtcgtgcagcagctgggtGACACCGTCATCCTCGCCCGCGCTGTTACGTCTACCTTTCTCGCACATGGGGTTGCCGCGGAcgtcgaggtggcgcagtgACACAAGTGGCTGCAAGGCGCAAAGGGTATCTCTGCTTTCCAGCTGGTTCTGTGCTAAGTTCAGGTGTGTCAGGTGAAACAAGACGCCGAGCGGCGCCAACGACTCAATTGTGTTGTTCTCCGCGCTGAGGTGCGTCAGCGATACAGGTAGGTCACGCAGAGCAGAGGTGCTCAGTTGGTTGTGCCCAACCTCCAGTACTTGCAGCTGTGGTGTGTACTGGGCCAAGTTGCACAGGTGTGCCAGCTGATTGTGCGCGACGCTGAGCCGTACCAGCGTGGGCGGCATGCTCTGACCGTAGAGCTGTGTCAGCGCGTTGTGCGACAAGTCCAACACTGTGAGTCCTTTCAAGGTCTCTCCGCCGgtgaagaggtggagggagtTGTAGGACAAGTTCAATAGGCGGATGGCGGGGAGTGcagacagcgacagcgctgcgctggcggcgtcACCCCCATCCGTCGAGCTAGTCGAGAGGGTAGtccgcggtgccgccgcagagACCTCTACCAGCGCTGACCGTGCCTTCGTAGCATCAAACGCGAAAAGTCCTCGATTTGAAAAGTCCAAGTCCATTCCGACAGGCGGGGTGTCTTTCATTTCTTTTTGGGCACTGCAATCTATGCTTGTACGTGTCTATGCACGACTATGTATATACgtcgctcgctttctctctctctctctctgtgcacaCCCTGCAGGCTCAGAAGCTAGAATGTGCACCGGCTGAGGTGACTCGATGTAAACGCAAGAGAAGATCATGTAGAAGAAGAGACGAGAAGAGCAGCAATAGGGACGCAGACTCGCATTTCCAGGCGCTATCAAAGCCGTGCTGAGAtcgaggagaggaggagcgcaggCAACGAACACTcagaagcaaaacaaaacaaatACCCAAACGCCCACACAAGAACCTGAGCAGAAGGTCATCCTTGGAATGGGTGATAGAGGTCGCACCACGCTCGTGGTCGAGCCTGCGCTGCCACCTTGCAGCCTCCGTCCACCTCCATCTCCGACTCCATCACCCATTCCACCACTGAAAGAAAAGCGTTCACACCTCGGCAAACCCTCACGCGTGCcagagtggggaggggatgtctgggcgtgtgcgcgtgtgatcACCCtacgctctcttttctgtgtgtgcttcACTCATGAAGGAATTTGGTTAGACCTTAAACGTAGTTCACCGCCACAACGCCAGCCCACGTGCGTAGCCTCCCTCTTCACGCTTGCGCACCGGTGCACAGATGCACACAAGCAACAGTACTCAAGACGTGCGTGGCGCATAGTGCgttgggagaggggggacgtCGGTGGATGAGGTGACGGGGTGTTACTCGAAATAGGCGCAGGGGGTGAGCAGCGTCAGCGCGCCGTATCCTgaccacccacccacccacccacccacccacacacacacacacacacgaagacaACTACTCGACAACAACACCAGTGCCCTCCCCCTGTCGCGGTCCTTAGCTTGACTTTTTCCACGTATTTACGGCATTGCTTCCGAGGCAGGTCACTAATGT
This genomic window contains:
- a CDS encoding mismatch repair protein, whose product is MIARLDGACARKIAAGQVITDLTSVVKELTENALDAKAATVTIRLLNYGLDEIVVDDDGTGLSMGRLVDTATNKLRDGASTPLLSSRATTKQRWDDLDRYTHASAKGEVDDHLTSQVESTRVAGGEGDSFDPSLGFRGEALHSLAHMGTVTIETRSADTGAMTVRLSYDHALHTSRLEAVRLRDVLGTTVTVRHLFKHLPVRHREYVKNCRKQLSKATSTMKQYAVSHPHIRLVMQHQETPTSGVITLVSLTGSGDATRSATEAYGGLCVSHMQRVNWSLSFGTLSGLVSKVNSGGRLSSDNQVFALDGRLVDLPRLGKALNDAFTQCLPNASQRLHVAFFLQVKTNASLQYDVNLTPNKRKVLLVQEDRLADEVYRRALQEFGSALQEVELDRGQRIAQARTADVRAAQLTKLIRTPVSATSFTQFTFKRARMEETDASDGVAAGAVDAKGRGSYLSPTASSSSTIDLPKLGSFLYDDDAANNYGSGTDEDGERTESTPRLLPSSSSSISDGNGNDEDSDERCRSVVEDTKEDTGPPSLKPTEEIDGRENFCCGHDLANSAEGTHSDSVEVEITRLSDEGNQLRGGGSCYHCTCPTFGELVQEPFSADPPDAVVLPASTKKRDRASSRTLGAQTEDDLNYYFNKNSFKEMRVIGQFNHGFIVATLPNGDVFIVDQHASDEKYNYERLVRAYEATPQPLVLPVSVAMSTHEVDLAMEHKLALQHHGFKVNRGSDDTKLMVYSLPVLPYDVVSASDVMELVQQIVQYGTITKPLRAVWHSMATKACRSSIMIGTPLTMKRMKLILERLGELDQPWNCPHGRPTLRLLCNIAELPRGGTSFR
- a CDS encoding putative 60S ribosomal protein L26, translated to MVSIKCGSRRKARRAHFQAPSHVRRVLMSAPLSKELRAKYNVRAMPVRKDDEVIVKRGAFKGREGKVTACYRLKWVIHIDKVNREKANGSTVAVGIHPSNVEITKLKLTHHRKAILERKDRSSKSDKGKGKISAADKAMQQMD